From the genome of Pseudomonas sp. WJP1:
CCATGGTCGCGGCGGGCGCCACATTGATCGATGTCGGCGGCGAGTCCACGCGCCCGGGCGCCAGGGCGGTTTCACCGCTCGAAGAGCTCGAGCGCGTGGCGCCGATCGTCGAGCGGATCCACCGTGAGCTGGATGTAATCATCTCGGTTGATACCTCCACCCCCGTCGTCATGCGCGAAGCGGCGCGACTGGGGGCGGGCCTGATCAACGACGTGCGCTCGTTGCGTCGCGAAGGTGCGCTGGATGCGGCAGCGGCTACCGGCTTGCCCGTTTGCCTCATGCATATGCTCGGTGAGCCGGGTGACATGCAGGACAGCCCGCACTACCAGGACGTCACCCAAGAGGTGGGCGAGTTTCTTGCCGAACGCATGGTTCAATGCGCCGCGGTGGGGATTACAGCTGACCGGATCATTCTCGATCCGGGTTTTGGCTTCGCAAAAAACCTGCAGCACAATCTAAGCTTGTTCAAGCACATGGAAGCCTTGCATGCCTTGGGGCGCCCGTTGTTGGTTGGGGTGTCGCGAAAGAGCATGATCGGCCAGGCGTTGAGTCGCCCCGTGGGTGAGCGCCTGTATGGCGGTCTTGCCCTCGCGGCGCTGGCAGCGCACAAGGGCGCGCGTATATTGCGTGTCCATGACGTAGCTGAAACAGTTGATGTGGTGAAGATGATCGCCGCAGTGGAATCAGCCGAATAAGAATATGGAGTACTTATGACTAAAAAATATTTTGGCACCGACGGCATTCGCGGTCGGGTCGGCGTGTATCCGATCACTCCTGACTTCATGCTCAAGCTGGGCTGGGCTGCCGGCATGGCGTTTCGCAAGATGGGCGCTTGCAAGGTACTGGTCGGCAAGGACACGCGGATTTCCGGGTACATGTTCGAATCGGCACTCGAGGCCGGGCTGACGTCGGCGGGTGCCGACGTGATGCTCCTGGGCCCGATGCCGACGCCGGCCATCGCCTACC
Proteins encoded in this window:
- the folP gene encoding dihydropteroate synthase, whose product is MTFVQSSTRLPCGNRVLDLAQTHVMGILNVTPDSFSDGGQFSQLDAALRHAEAMVAAGATLIDVGGESTRPGARAVSPLEELERVAPIVERIHRELDVIISVDTSTPVVMREAARLGAGLINDVRSLRREGALDAAAATGLPVCLMHMLGEPGDMQDSPHYQDVTQEVGEFLAERMVQCAAVGITADRIILDPGFGFAKNLQHNLSLFKHMEALHALGRPLLVGVSRKSMIGQALSRPVGERLYGGLALAALAAHKGARILRVHDVAETVDVVKMIAAVESAE